The DNA sequence GCACAGCGAAGTGGAGCGCGCTCTGCTTGATAGAAAAGGAGAGTAAAAATGAATGAAGCAGGAACGTATGCAAAGCGTTCTCTTGGAGAACGTTTTGCTCTCACTGCTTTACCGTAACAAAACCGAAGAGTTAGAGCGTCTCCATCCCGGTGTTCTGACTCTTCTTTCGTACAGCATGGTGGGCACAAAGGAAGGAATCCGGTGTCTGCAGGAGGTTAGAGAGGCGCGAGTCCGGGTACGCATGATTGTGGATGATCAGGTGCTGGAGCAGCGTTCGATTCCAGCACTGGCGAGAGAAACAGCGATAGACGACATCACGAGGGTCAGTGAGTGGAGACAGAAGCACGCAGCCTATTCCTATCTCTTGATTCCGGTACTTCCTGCCTCCCTTGTTAAGAAAATTCTGGATTTTGATGAGGAGCACCTGTTTTCCCGTTTAATTCTGGAAGCGTTGTATCAGGGAAAGAAGGTCGGCGCGGTGGCGGCAGGTGCTGATCCATATCAGCCGGCCTGGGCGCAGCGCGGATATGACCGCATGTCGCCGCTCCTTAAATCAGAAATGAAGTCCCGGCTGCAGAAGCTGCGTGGATATGGGATTGAATTGCTGCAGGCCGGCGAGGTGGCCGGATGGCTGAAGCGGACGGAGCAAAAGCAGCGGCAGGCGCCCGTCATTGCGCGTCAGGAAGTAGAAGAAGCGCACCGTGCGCGTCAGGATGTTATCCGTACATCTTCCCATGCGATTGTCACACCGCTGGCAAGGGATCTTGCCCGGGAGTATGGCATCGAAATCCTTACATGATGAGAGGGAAAGCGCATGAACATTGGTCTGGTGATCGGCCGCATTACGTCCACCAAAAAAGATGAACAGTTAACCGGCACAAAGCTGCTGATTACGCATCCGATGGATTTGGACGGGGAGCTGGCGGGACAGCCGATCGTTACCGTGGATACGGTGGGAGCGGGCATTGGCGAGAGAGTCATTTATGTGACAGGGAGCATGGCGTCAAGAGCAGTCCGCAACAATCAGGCTCCAATCGATGCAGCCATCGTTGGAATTATTGATAATATGGAGATTGATCGCGGAGGTTGAATATGAGCATACGTACAAAGACATTGAAACAGGTCATGCAGTGGCGGCAGCTGATTGATACGTTACTTGATGAAAATCAATATGCGGACATTGTTCTGCGAAACGGTTATTTCGTCAATGTAATTACCCGTGAGATTTATAATGCGGACGTAGCAATCAAAGGGGAGCACATTCTGATGGTCGGTGATGCGTCCAGGTTGATTGGGCCTGCGACCGTAATTGAAGAGATGACAGGCAAGTTTATTGCCCCCGGATTTATCGACTCGCATATGCACTTTGAGAGTGCGATGCTTACCGTTACCGAATTCTCTCGTCTCTCCATCCCGACCGGCACGACCACGCTGATTGCCGACCCGCATGAGATTGGCAACGTGCTGGGTGTTGTCGGTATGAAGGCGATGATTGATGAAGCAAAAACACTGCCTAATCGCGTGCTGTATACGGTCCCCTGCTTAACGCCGGATGTGCCGGGGCTTGAAACGGCGGGCTATGATGTGAATTCAAAGGACATGGAAGAATTGCTGAGCGATCCGTATGTGCAGGGAATCGGCGAGATTCAGGGCTTCGCAAACGTGCGGCCGGTATTCAAGCATGCCCCGGAGATCATTACCGATCAGCTTGCATCGGTTGCCTTTGCCAAAAGCATCGGAAAGACGGTCGAAGGAAATTGTCCGGGCCTTTATGGAGAGGATTTAGCCGCACACATTATTAGCGGCGGCGCTCACGTGTCCTGTCATGAAACGACCGGCAAGGAAGAGATGATCGAAAAGCTGCGTTACGGCATCACCGTATTTATGCGCGAAGGCTCTTCGCAGCGCAATATGGCGGAATGCATTCGGGCTATTACGGAAGAAGGAATGGATTCACGTCGTGCCGTGCTCGTATCGGATGATATGGTGCCGGAGGATCTGCTCAAATATGGTCATATGAACGATATTGTGCGGCGGACGATTGCCCAGGGAGTCGATCCGGTAGAGGCGATTCAGATGGCGACCATCAATCCGGCGACACACTTTGGCTTCCAGCATATTGGGGTTCTTG is a window from the Aneurinibacillus sp. REN35 genome containing:
- a CDS encoding EutN/CcmL family microcompartment protein, with protein sequence MNIGLVIGRITSTKKDEQLTGTKLLITHPMDLDGELAGQPIVTVDTVGAGIGERVIYVTGSMASRAVRNNQAPIDAAIVGIIDNMEIDRGG
- the ade gene encoding adenine deaminase, yielding MSIRTKTLKQVMQWRQLIDTLLDENQYADIVLRNGYFVNVITREIYNADVAIKGEHILMVGDASRLIGPATVIEEMTGKFIAPGFIDSHMHFESAMLTVTEFSRLSIPTGTTTLIADPHEIGNVLGVVGMKAMIDEAKTLPNRVLYTVPCLTPDVPGLETAGYDVNSKDMEELLSDPYVQGIGEIQGFANVRPVFKHAPEIITDQLASVAFAKSIGKTVEGNCPGLYGEDLAAHIISGGAHVSCHETTGKEEMIEKLRYGITVFMREGSSQRNMAECIRAITEEGMDSRRAVLVSDDMVPEDLLKYGHMNDIVRRTIAQGVDPVEAIQMATINPATHFGFQHIGVLAPGKIADIAVISDLTQMTIDQVYISGKKVAEKGSLTIDMPRYTYPDTVKNSIKRKPLKIGDLYIQASGRQARVRALEVIADQNLTGKKEFSLQVQEGVVQPCLQQDVLPIFVVERHGRTLNIGKTFAHGFKIKEGAIAESVAHDTHNIIACGTNYEDILTAINRVIAMDGGIAMIKDGKVVGDLPLRVGGLMTDELSGEEMSEKIAELHRLAKEELGCGIHVPFMHLSFVSLVTSPEWKITDMGLVEVDTYTVIPTVIA